One genomic region from Peromyscus eremicus chromosome 20, PerEre_H2_v1, whole genome shotgun sequence encodes:
- the LOC131897174 gene encoding olfactory receptor 8S1-like, with amino-acid sequence MGNFSAVSEFILLGLSADAEVQAALFVVFLVIYVLTLTGNSVILLVIMADAHLRSPMYFFLGHLSFVDLLYSSVSVPKMLENLVSETKTIPVKACLAQAFFVFAIGGTETLLLAVMAYDRYAAICHPLRYGQMMSSQLCEGLVWGSWGLAILNSLINTLLAVKLDFCDYGAIHNYNCEIPSLFPLSCSDVSTNATVLLWSFVLHASGTFLLVLSSYGCIFSAILNMRSTSGRSKAFSTCSSHLTIVSLYFGSACLRYTMPTSGSPVEIIFSLQYSVITPMLNPLIYSLKNKEVMAAVRKMLGKCCQHFD; translated from the coding sequence ATGGGCAACTTCAGTGCTGTCTCTGAGTTCATCCTTCTTGGGCTGTCTGCTGATGCTGAGGTCCAAGCCGCGCTCTTTGTGGTTTTCCTTGTGATCTATGTCCTGACCCTGACGGGGAACTCGGTAATTCTGCTCGTGATAATGGCTGACGCTCACCTCCGTTCCCCGATGTACTTTTTTCTGGGTCACCTCTCCTTCGTGGATCTTTTGTATTCGTCGGTCTCTGTGCCCAAGATGCTAGAAAATCTAGTGTCTGAGACAAAAACCATCCCCGTGAAGGCCTGTCTGGCCCAGGCCTTCTTTGTGTTCGCCATTGGAGGCACCGAGACTTTGCTCCTTGCAGTCATGGCCTACGACCGTTACGCGGCCATTTGCCACCCTCTACGCTATGGCCAGATGATGAGCAGTCAGTTGTGTGAGGGGCTTGTGTGGGgatcctggggcctggccataCTGAACTCACTCATCAACACCCTCCTAGCTGTGAAGTTGGACTTTTGTGACTATGGAGCCATACACAACTACAACTGTGAgatcccttccctcttccctctgtcttGCTCTGACGTCTCCACTAACGCCACTGTCTTGCTCTGGTCTTTTGTTCTACATGCCTCTGGAACCTTTCTTCTGGTCTTATCTTCCTATGGCTGCATTTTCTCCGCTATCCTGAACATGCGTTCCACCTCGGGCAGAAGCAAGGCCTTCTCCACCTGTTCCTCCCACCTCACTATAGTGAGCTTGTACTTCGGCTCAGCCTGCCTGCGCTACACCATGCCCACCTCGGGCTCTCCCGTGGAAATAATCTTCTCTCTGCAGTACAGTGTCATCACCCCCATGCTGAACCCCCTCATCTACAGCCTGAAGAACAAGGAGGTGATGGCGGCTGTCAGAAAAATGCTTGGAAAATGCTGCCAGCATTTTGATTAA